The following are encoded together in the Desulfovibrio sp. JC022 genome:
- the gyrB gene encoding DNA topoisomerase (ATP-hydrolyzing) subunit B, protein MAPNQDYSAESITVLEGLAAVRKRPAMYIGSTDIRGLHHLVYEVVDNSIDEAMGGFCSKFKVTLHMDNSVTVSDNGRGIPVDIHPKKKKPALEIVMTVLHAGGKFDNDAYKVSGGLHGVGVSCVNALSEHLEATVRRGGKMYRQSYERGVPTGPLECIGDAVTTGTTIRFRPDEEIFETNQFDFNVLRKRFRELAYLNKGLEIEFLDERTNESASFKADGGIVSFVEDLNKGQTTVSDIIYAESETDNVITELAIQYNTAFKENTHTFANNIRTVEGGTHLAGFKGALTRAINTYIQNSDLPKKLKIKLSGDDVREGLTAVISVKLPEPQFEGQTKTKLGNSEMVGIVSGMVYDKLSSYFQENPKDAKSVIEKVVDAARARDAARKARDLVRRKGALSDHSLPGKLADCQSKDPSESELFIVEGDSAGGSAKQGRNPKHQAILPLRGKILNVEKTRFDKMLGNKEIRALITAMGIGIGQEEGEKDFDKLRYHKVVIMTDADVDGSHIRTLLLTFFFRQYEELIQRGHLYIAQPPLYRIAKGKYEKFIKDDPELYSLLIQRVAKDITIKTECGQEYHQESLVELLDDIRFIKDKIGEAANMGISDALFANLVSLDEKMTPEMFADSDPQSFVSKMEEVGYKVIIEREETETEGEARVYVIFENENGHRNRLAVEFFNSKLFRNTYDRNRKIVDDCEGIDFKITRGENETEVRGIFKLLDGVMEEAYKGINLQRYKGLGEMNPEQLWETTMDPDKRTMLQVTIEDASGANDIFEDLMGDNVEPRREFIEKNALAVQELDI, encoded by the coding sequence ATGGCTCCTAATCAAGATTACAGCGCGGAATCGATTACCGTCCTAGAGGGTCTGGCTGCGGTTAGAAAAAGACCCGCCATGTACATCGGTTCCACCGATATCAGGGGGTTGCATCACCTTGTTTACGAGGTGGTCGACAACTCCATCGATGAAGCCATGGGTGGCTTCTGCTCCAAGTTCAAGGTCACCCTGCATATGGATAACAGTGTAACCGTATCCGATAACGGCCGCGGTATCCCTGTTGATATCCATCCCAAAAAGAAAAAGCCGGCCCTTGAAATCGTTATGACCGTGCTCCACGCGGGCGGTAAGTTCGATAACGATGCCTATAAAGTTTCCGGCGGTCTGCACGGAGTTGGTGTTTCTTGCGTAAACGCCCTCTCTGAGCATCTTGAGGCCACGGTTCGACGCGGGGGCAAGATGTATCGCCAAAGTTACGAGAGAGGGGTTCCTACGGGCCCTCTGGAGTGCATTGGTGATGCAGTTACCACCGGTACCACCATTCGTTTCCGTCCTGATGAGGAAATTTTTGAAACCAACCAGTTTGATTTTAACGTCCTCAGAAAACGGTTCCGTGAACTGGCTTACCTGAACAAAGGGCTTGAGATTGAGTTTTTGGATGAAAGGACAAATGAAAGTGCCAGTTTTAAAGCTGACGGCGGTATTGTTTCTTTTGTCGAAGATTTGAACAAAGGGCAGACCACAGTCAGTGATATTATTTATGCCGAGTCCGAAACCGACAACGTGATCACTGAACTGGCTATTCAGTACAATACTGCCTTCAAGGAAAACACCCATACCTTTGCCAACAATATCCGTACCGTTGAGGGCGGAACACATCTGGCAGGTTTCAAGGGTGCGCTGACCCGCGCCATCAACACCTACATCCAGAATTCTGATCTGCCTAAAAAGCTTAAGATCAAACTTTCCGGTGATGATGTGCGTGAAGGCCTCACTGCGGTCATCAGCGTAAAACTGCCTGAACCGCAGTTTGAGGGCCAGACCAAGACCAAACTCGGTAACTCCGAAATGGTCGGTATTGTGTCCGGTATGGTTTACGACAAGCTTTCCTCTTATTTTCAGGAGAACCCCAAAGACGCCAAATCTGTAATTGAAAAGGTGGTTGATGCGGCCCGTGCAAGGGATGCAGCGCGTAAGGCACGTGATCTTGTACGCCGTAAGGGTGCTCTTTCCGACCACTCGCTGCCCGGTAAGCTGGCTGACTGCCAGTCCAAAGACCCCAGCGAAAGTGAACTGTTCATTGTTGAGGGTGACTCTGCGGGCGGTTCTGCAAAACAGGGCCGTAACCCCAAGCATCAGGCTATCCTTCCTCTGCGCGGTAAGATCCTGAACGTGGAGAAGACCCGTTTTGACAAGATGCTCGGTAACAAGGAAATCCGCGCTTTGATCACTGCCATGGGTATCGGTATCGGTCAGGAAGAAGGTGAGAAGGATTTTGATAAGCTGCGTTACCACAAGGTCGTTATCATGACTGATGCGGACGTTGACGGATCTCACATCAGAACCTTGCTGCTGACTTTCTTTTTCAGGCAGTATGAAGAGCTTATCCAGCGCGGGCACCTCTATATTGCCCAGCCGCCCCTGTACCGCATTGCCAAGGGTAAATATGAGAAATTCATCAAGGATGATCCGGAATTGTATTCCCTGCTTATCCAGCGGGTAGCCAAAGATATTACCATCAAGACCGAATGCGGTCAGGAATATCATCAGGAATCACTCGTTGAATTGCTTGATGACATCCGTTTTATCAAAGACAAAATCGGGGAAGCAGCCAACATGGGTATTTCAGATGCCCTGTTTGCCAATCTGGTCAGCCTTGATGAAAAGATGACTCCTGAAATGTTTGCTGACAGCGATCCGCAATCTTTTGTCTCCAAGATGGAAGAAGTCGGTTACAAGGTCATCATCGAGCGTGAAGAGACTGAAACAGAAGGCGAAGCCCGCGTTTACGTTATTTTTGAAAACGAAAACGGGCACCGCAACAGATTGGCGGTTGAATTTTTCAACTCCAAGCTGTTCAGAAATACCTATGACCGTAACCGCAAGATTGTTGATGATTGTGAAGGAATTGATTTCAAAATCACGCGCGGTGAAAATGAAACCGAAGTCAGGGGTATTTTTAAATTGCTCGATGGCGTAATGGAAGAGGCCTACAAAGGTATCAATCTCCAGCGCTACAAAGGTCTGGGTGAAATGAACCCCGAACAGCTCTGGGAAACCACCATGGATCCCGATAAGAGAACCATGCTTCAGGTGACCATTGAAGACGCATCCGGTGCCAACGACATCTTTGAAGATCTCATGGGTGACAACGTTGAGCCGCGCCGCGAATTTATTGAAAAGAACGCTCTGGCAGTTCAAGAGCTTGATATTTAA